One genomic region from Gemmobacter aquarius encodes:
- a CDS encoding helix-turn-helix domain-containing protein: protein MDQRSDIHERLAVSLRETRKARGLSLDAVAKLSGVSRSMVSQIERGESSPTVATLWNLTQALQVDFAGLLEGKPTAGIEVTRAGAAPVIAGRGEGVTIRILSPAEAVGEHEVYDLAFAAGGALVSAPHSSGCREHLTVIEGVLSVQSGDEVDRLGAGDVARYPADRDHAIRAVGGAARAILIVQDS, encoded by the coding sequence ATGGATCAGCGAAGTGACATTCACGAGCGTTTGGCAGTGTCGTTGCGCGAAACACGCAAGGCACGGGGACTTTCGCTGGATGCGGTGGCAAAGCTGTCGGGCGTGTCGCGTTCGATGGTCAGCCAGATCGAACGGGGCGAAAGCAGCCCGACGGTTGCCACATTATGGAACCTGACGCAGGCCCTGCAGGTGGATTTCGCAGGGTTGCTGGAAGGCAAGCCTACGGCGGGGATCGAGGTGACGCGGGCGGGCGCGGCCCCCGTGATCGCGGGGCGGGGCGAAGGGGTGACGATCCGGATCCTGTCGCCTGCCGAGGCGGTGGGCGAGCACGAGGTTTACGATCTGGCTTTCGCTGCGGGGGGTGCGCTGGTGTCGGCGCCGCATTCGTCGGGGTGCCGCGAGCATCTGACTGTGATCGAAGGCGTGCTGTCGGTGCAGTCGGGAGACGAGGTGGATCGGTTGGGCGCGGGCGATGTGGCGCGCTATCCTGCGGACCGCGACCATGCGATCCGGGCGGTGGGCGGTGCTGCGCGGGCGATCCTGATTGTGCAGGACAGTTGA
- a CDS encoding sensor histidine kinase → MKRKMHPLSRDVNVRSNRRHGACPALCQEIPRNKRNHARRSAFASDPEIGDVPKKERGNDAVRKKELTLTNDSNPPVLSHPEAWAILETTPAMVWLGDAAGNCIFLNRSLRDFWGVDDIETFTWAETLHPDDHNLLSGPYGQAMADRTPLCIEARYRRADGAWRWLRTEANPRFDATGQFTGMVGVNFDVTDQREAEAGLRRSRDQLEFAIEAAGEVGTWLWDVDRDEIRADKLAWCGLDTSVDGSAPGHLQQFLAAIHPDDRPRVTDEITVAVKTGDAYRTEFRIKGDGGERWLSASGRCQRDATGRPIVFAGLTVDVTDRRQRENETLILSRELSHRLKNAFAVIQSMVAQSSLRSPASAPELKDLSGRIRALSKAHFLSLPDRPLQIGTSSLRELAISIVTPYCETGDSFVWSGPDIDIPSGTTTAFALTINELATNAAKYGSLAGKGQVHLTVSAGEAGASLVWRESGGLPPDTGMLREGFGTVLIRPSVETLNGICSKQWHADGLEWTLLVPWGGIMLRGTSLQD, encoded by the coding sequence ATGAAGCGCAAGATGCACCCCCTCTCCCGTGACGTCAACGTGCGGTCAAATCGGCGCCACGGTGCTTGCCCCGCTCTGTGTCAGGAAATTCCCCGCAACAAACGGAACCATGCGCGGCGCAGCGCGTTCGCGTCCGACCCGGAAATTGGCGATGTTCCAAAAAAGGAGCGAGGGAATGACGCAGTGAGAAAGAAGGAACTGACCTTAACCAACGACAGCAACCCGCCCGTCTTGTCCCATCCCGAGGCATGGGCGATCCTTGAGACCACCCCGGCCATGGTCTGGCTGGGCGATGCTGCCGGAAACTGCATCTTCCTCAATCGCTCCTTGCGCGACTTCTGGGGAGTGGACGACATTGAAACCTTTACTTGGGCTGAAACGCTACACCCCGACGATCACAACCTGCTTAGCGGGCCTTACGGGCAGGCTATGGCTGACCGGACCCCGCTCTGCATCGAAGCCAGATACCGGCGCGCCGACGGCGCTTGGCGCTGGCTCCGGACCGAGGCCAATCCCCGTTTCGATGCGACCGGCCAGTTCACCGGCATGGTAGGCGTCAACTTCGACGTGACCGACCAGCGCGAGGCCGAGGCAGGATTGCGCCGTTCGCGCGACCAGCTTGAATTCGCCATCGAAGCAGCCGGTGAGGTTGGCACTTGGCTCTGGGACGTCGATCGCGATGAAATCCGCGCCGACAAACTGGCATGGTGTGGTCTCGACACGTCGGTGGACGGCTCGGCGCCAGGTCATTTGCAGCAGTTTCTCGCCGCCATTCACCCCGATGACCGGCCCCGCGTGACAGACGAGATCACAGTTGCAGTTAAAACCGGAGATGCCTACCGCACCGAGTTCCGCATCAAGGGCGATGGGGGCGAGCGCTGGCTTTCTGCTTCGGGCCGTTGCCAACGCGACGCTACGGGAAGACCGATCGTCTTTGCCGGTCTGACAGTCGATGTCACCGACCGACGCCAGCGCGAAAATGAAACACTTATTTTATCACGAGAGCTTTCGCACCGCCTGAAGAATGCGTTTGCCGTGATACAATCGATGGTCGCACAAAGCTCGCTGCGCTCTCCGGCATCTGCGCCAGAGCTGAAAGACCTTTCGGGTCGCATCCGTGCGCTGAGCAAGGCGCATTTCCTGTCGCTTCCCGACCGGCCCCTGCAGATAGGAACATCAAGCCTGCGCGAACTCGCCATATCCATCGTGACCCCCTATTGCGAAACCGGCGACTCCTTCGTGTGGAGCGGTCCCGACATTGACATTCCTTCCGGTACCACGACCGCATTCGCCCTGACGATCAACGAACTTGCGACCAATGCAGCGAAATATGGTAGCCTTGCTGGCAAGGGACAGGTGCACCTGACCGTCAGCGCCGGGGAAGCTGGTGCAAGCCTCGTATGGCGCGAAAGCGGTGGCTTGCCGCCTGATACGGGGATGCTACGCGAAGGGTTCGGCACGGTGCTGAT
- the tdh gene encoding L-threonine 3-dehydrogenase — MKALVKAKAEPGLWMERRPVPEIGPDDVLIKIRKTGICGTDIHIWNWDEWAAKTVPVPLITGHEFAGEIVEMGRNVEGLHIGQRCSGEGHLIGRQSRQSRAGKFHLDPATRGIGVNEQGAFAEYLRLPAFNVVPLPDDIDDEIGAILDPLGNAVHTALSFDLVGEDVLITGAGPIGIMAAAVARHVGARHVVITDINPERLELASQVADVVPVNVAEESLADVKARLKMTEGFDVGMEMSGSQAALDQMVEALVMGGRIAMLGIPPGKSPVDWSRIVFKAITIKGVYGREIFETWYKMIAMLENGLDVRRVITHRFGVDDFARGFGVMRSGLSGKVVLDWT, encoded by the coding sequence ATGAAGGCGCTGGTAAAGGCCAAGGCAGAGCCGGGCTTGTGGATGGAGCGCCGCCCGGTGCCCGAAATCGGGCCAGACGATGTGCTTATAAAGATCCGCAAGACAGGGATTTGCGGGACAGATATCCATATCTGGAACTGGGACGAGTGGGCGGCAAAGACGGTGCCGGTGCCCTTGATCACCGGCCATGAATTCGCGGGCGAGATCGTTGAGATGGGCCGCAATGTGGAAGGCTTGCATATCGGCCAGCGCTGTTCCGGCGAAGGGCATCTGATCGGGCGGCAGTCGCGGCAGAGCCGTGCGGGCAAATTCCACCTCGACCCCGCCACGCGGGGGATCGGGGTGAACGAACAAGGGGCATTTGCCGAGTATCTGCGGCTTCCGGCGTTTAACGTGGTGCCTTTGCCCGACGACATCGATGACGAGATCGGGGCGATTCTCGACCCTTTGGGAAATGCCGTGCACACCGCTCTCAGCTTTGATCTGGTGGGCGAGGACGTGCTGATCACCGGCGCCGGGCCGATCGGTATAATGGCGGCCGCCGTAGCGCGTCATGTCGGTGCGCGGCACGTCGTGATTACCGACATAAATCCGGAGCGCCTTGAACTTGCCTCGCAGGTGGCGGATGTGGTGCCGGTGAACGTGGCCGAAGAGAGTTTGGCCGACGTGAAGGCACGGTTGAAGATGACCGAGGGTTTCGATGTGGGCATGGAGATGTCCGGGTCGCAGGCCGCGCTCGACCAGATGGTCGAGGCTCTGGTGATGGGCGGGCGGATCGCCATGTTGGGAATACCGCCTGGCAAATCGCCGGTCGACTGGAGCCGCATCGTGTTCAAGGCGATCACGATCAAGGGGGTCTACGGGCGCGAGATTTTCGAGACCTGGTACAAGATGATCGCCATGCTGGAGAATGGGCTGGACGTGCGGCGCGTGATCACCCATCGCTTCGGGGTGGATGATTTCGCTCGTGGCTTCGGGGTAATGCGGTCGGGCCTGTCTGGCAAGGTCGTGCTCGACTGGACCTGA
- a CDS encoding NAD(P)/FAD-dependent oxidoreductase, with translation MGGREVAEVDVVVVGAGPAGLTAAIYLARFRRRVLVVDAGESRARLIPRSHNHPAFPDGIRGVELLDRMHAQFAAYGRKPLRSVVGRVVPLGGTFRVETDRGVVEAQAVILAGGVRDRLAPVQGPRRWCRQVCCGNALFVTATRRKASASRSSVPCLVQRARRCFCAAIVAT, from the coding sequence ATGGGAGGGCGGGAAGTGGCCGAGGTCGATGTGGTGGTGGTGGGCGCGGGGCCGGCGGGGTTGACGGCAGCAATCTATCTGGCGCGGTTCCGGCGGCGCGTGCTGGTTGTCGATGCGGGCGAGAGCAGGGCGCGGCTGATCCCGCGCTCTCACAACCATCCGGCATTTCCCGACGGAATCCGTGGGGTCGAATTGCTGGACCGCATGCACGCACAGTTTGCCGCTTACGGGCGCAAACCGCTTCGCTCGGTGGTCGGGCGGGTAGTCCCTTTGGGCGGTACGTTTCGCGTCGAGACTGATCGAGGCGTGGTCGAGGCGCAGGCCGTGATACTTGCAGGCGGGGTGCGCGACAGGCTTGCACCGGTTCAGGGGCCGAGGCGCTGGTGCAGGCAGGTGTGCTGCGGCAATGCCCTGTTTGTGACGGCTACGAGGCGCAAGGCAAGCGCATCGCGGTCATCGGTGCCTTGCCTGGTACAGCGGGCGAGGCGCTGTTTTTGCGCAGCTATAGTGGCGACGTGA